One segment of Aquimarina sp. BL5 DNA contains the following:
- a CDS encoding OmpA family protein: MEKICRQIIDFKKVNFSLVIAILYFSFNIYGQVEVPLEKRTEFTIKGDFKFVSNTILGKVSNDDGTDVFNPNKSYNNGGLNNQFRMGFIDIDNDPSTFNSSSADLDITSGCASIKHVGLYWTAAYADENRENDITSIKIKYPGNESYTPITDATVIHDYYNDSKSLFKQYSCYKDITDQIMNLEDPTGTYTVANIPATTSEINDDAALGNGLAGGWTMVVIYEDTSKPRKRFYVYDGFVNIDSKAKPVEFSFDNFQTIPEGAVHGKIGVISYEGDKGIRGDRFQVMSNETNKYKGITDNTNPMNNFFNANITENGKNITSRVPASQNTLGYDADLFDIKNPRNSIIGNNQTKSSFRLLTDNDGYSVMAVAFSVEIYEPAIQIIKRSRYTDNSFVFPNDMVAPDQDIIYSLTINNDGNDDAKNTVIKDILPENVLFAEESVVLPSKRIKVSYDKPSRTLSFSIPNKMVKIDSEPFEIRYAIKVNTSCDLINETGEVTILDQPVIAEFNGSFNDTKKYSKGYNYMNKCNLPDYYQLKLAVDMSGLNCPNANTNFVDRTKELDKNLVELNTSNKSENTESTGINNDDVVKTEQDPTSGLTSDIELNKTLNDLIKLNEIYFEFDKWDITERAIVELDKVVSLMKQEYPDMIIKIETHSDSRGDTDYNLVLSQKRAESIFRYLVDQDISENRILSYRGFGETRPVNNCLDGQDCEEDEYRKNRRSNFVIME, translated from the coding sequence GTGGAGAAAATTTGTAGACAAATAATAGATTTTAAAAAGGTGAATTTTAGCCTTGTCATTGCTATACTATATTTTTCGTTTAATATATATGGTCAGGTTGAAGTGCCTCTTGAAAAAAGAACTGAATTTACCATTAAAGGAGATTTTAAGTTCGTTTCTAATACTATTTTAGGAAAAGTAAGTAATGATGATGGGACTGATGTTTTTAACCCAAATAAGAGCTATAACAATGGCGGGTTAAATAATCAATTTAGAATGGGCTTTATAGATATAGATAATGATCCATCTACTTTTAACTCTAGTAGTGCGGATTTAGATATTACTTCTGGTTGTGCTTCCATTAAGCATGTAGGCTTATATTGGACTGCCGCTTATGCAGACGAAAACAGAGAAAACGATATTACTTCAATAAAAATTAAATATCCTGGTAATGAATCTTATACCCCTATTACAGATGCTACTGTAATTCATGACTACTATAATGATTCTAAATCCTTGTTCAAGCAATACTCCTGTTATAAGGATATTACTGATCAGATTATGAATCTTGAAGATCCAACAGGAACATACACTGTAGCCAATATTCCAGCTACAACATCAGAGATTAATGATGATGCCGCTCTTGGAAATGGTTTAGCAGGTGGCTGGACAATGGTTGTTATTTATGAAGATACTTCAAAACCTAGAAAACGTTTTTATGTCTATGATGGTTTTGTAAATATTGACTCCAAAGCTAAACCTGTAGAGTTTTCTTTTGATAACTTCCAAACGATTCCAGAAGGAGCTGTACACGGAAAAATCGGGGTGATTTCTTATGAAGGAGATAAAGGAATACGAGGAGATCGTTTTCAGGTAATGTCTAATGAAACGAATAAGTACAAAGGAATTACGGACAATACAAATCCCATGAACAATTTCTTTAACGCTAATATAACGGAAAACGGAAAAAATATTACATCCAGAGTTCCTGCCAGTCAAAACACATTGGGGTATGATGCTGACCTATTTGATATAAAAAACCCAAGAAATAGTATAATCGGTAACAATCAAACAAAATCAAGCTTTCGATTACTTACAGATAATGATGGATATTCTGTTATGGCGGTAGCTTTTAGTGTGGAAATATACGAACCAGCTATTCAAATCATAAAAAGATCGCGTTATACTGACAATAGCTTTGTTTTTCCTAACGATATGGTGGCACCTGATCAGGATATAATTTACAGTCTAACTATTAATAATGATGGTAATGACGATGCAAAGAACACAGTTATAAAGGACATACTTCCAGAAAATGTACTATTCGCTGAGGAGTCTGTTGTGCTTCCTTCTAAAAGAATTAAAGTATCCTACGATAAACCTTCCAGAACGTTGAGTTTTTCGATACCAAACAAAATGGTAAAAATTGATAGCGAGCCTTTTGAGATTAGATATGCAATTAAAGTAAATACTAGTTGTGATCTAATAAATGAAACAGGTGAGGTTACTATTTTAGATCAACCGGTTATTGCAGAGTTTAATGGTTCTTTTAATGATACTAAAAAATATTCTAAAGGTTATAATTACATGAATAAATGTAATCTTCCAGATTATTACCAACTTAAGTTAGCTGTTGATATGAGTGGCTTAAATTGCCCTAATGCCAATACTAATTTTGTGGACAGAACAAAAGAATTGGATAAAAATCTTGTAGAATTAAACACATCAAACAAATCAGAAAATACAGAAAGTACTGGAATCAATAATGATGATGTAGTTAAAACGGAACAAGATCCAACATCCGGATTAACATCTGATATAGAATTAAATAAAACTCTAAATGACCTAATCAAATTAAATGAAATTTATTTTGAATTTGATAAATGGGATATTACTGAAAGAGCAATTGTAGAGCTTGACAAGGTAGTATCATTAATGAAACAGGAATATCCTGATATGATTATCAAAATAGAAACACACTCTGATAGTCGTGGAGATACTGATTATAACTTAGTATTATCACAAAAAAGAGCGGAGTCTATATTTAGGTATTTAGTTGATCAAGATATTTCTGAAAACAGAATACTTTCTTATAGAGGGTTTGGAGAAACAAGACCTGTGAATAACTGTCTTGATGGACAGGATTGTGAAGAAGATGAATATCGCAAGAACAGAAGGTCTAACTTTGTTATAATGGAATGA
- the ppk1 gene encoding polyphosphate kinase 1, translating into MVENQVNKYINRELSWLQFNARVLQEASDDSVPLLERLRFIGIFSNNLDEFFKVRYAAIKRIDLAGRDGKNVLKGKTASELLEQITKIVIKQQSESLKTINSIGEKLKEHDIFIIDENQVTTEQDSFIRRYFVDKVSPALVTYILNDLDKFPHLKDSVAYLAVKLVLKDKIPKEGTISKILHQKTKEKIYALIEIPKNTDRFVVLPEKDGKKYIIILDDLIRYCMQINFSIFDYISASAHMIKITRDAQLDFDNDFSKSFIQKISSSVKSRRDGEPVRFVYDKTIDKDTLNFLMEKMGVDNADSIIPGGRYHNRRDYMNFPDLGKKELVYQPLLPLTIPGLSLQGSLLDKIAKKDYLQYTPYHTFSYTVKFLRESAIDPKVKTIKITIYRLASISHIASSLINAAKNGKNVTVQIELQARFDEEANIGYAEQMQREGVNLIFGVSGLKVHCKACVIEREEKGKLKRYGFISTGNFNESTAKIYTDYTLFTTNEAILKETNKVFKFFEINYKVSRYKHLLVSPHYTRSSLVKLIDSEIQNSKEGKPSGIKLKLNSLSDYSMIDKLYEASRAGVKIDLIIRGICCLIPGIPGMSENIRAISVIDKFLEHPRLLIFKNGGDPKVYISSADWMRRNLDRRVEITCPIYDTDIKEELMDTFEICWSDNVKARKLSENQDNGYIRNNNTKVRSQITTYDYYLRKLGN; encoded by the coding sequence ATGGTAGAAAATCAAGTTAATAAGTATATAAATAGGGAGTTAAGTTGGCTACAATTTAATGCTAGAGTATTACAAGAAGCATCTGATGATAGTGTGCCATTATTAGAAAGATTACGGTTTATAGGTATATTTTCAAATAATTTAGATGAATTTTTCAAGGTACGATATGCTGCAATTAAAAGAATAGATCTTGCCGGCCGTGATGGTAAGAATGTTCTTAAAGGTAAAACAGCGAGTGAATTGTTGGAACAGATTACTAAAATTGTAATCAAGCAACAGTCTGAAAGTTTAAAAACCATTAATTCTATTGGAGAAAAACTAAAAGAGCACGATATTTTTATCATTGATGAAAATCAAGTAACTACCGAACAAGATAGTTTCATACGTAGATATTTTGTCGATAAAGTTAGCCCTGCATTAGTAACTTATATATTAAATGACCTTGATAAGTTTCCACATCTTAAAGATAGTGTTGCTTACCTGGCGGTAAAATTAGTGCTAAAAGATAAGATACCTAAAGAAGGAACAATATCCAAGATATTACATCAAAAAACTAAAGAAAAAATTTATGCCTTAATCGAGATACCTAAGAACACAGATCGTTTTGTAGTATTACCAGAAAAAGATGGTAAGAAATACATTATTATATTGGATGACTTGATTAGGTACTGTATGCAAATTAACTTCAGTATTTTTGATTACATCAGTGCTTCTGCACATATGATTAAAATCACTAGAGATGCGCAGCTGGATTTTGATAACGATTTTAGTAAAAGTTTTATACAAAAAATTTCGAGTAGTGTAAAATCGAGAAGAGATGGAGAACCTGTAAGATTTGTTTATGATAAAACCATAGATAAGGATACCCTTAATTTTTTAATGGAAAAAATGGGTGTAGATAATGCAGATAGTATTATTCCTGGCGGTAGATATCACAATCGTAGGGATTATATGAATTTTCCTGATTTAGGTAAAAAAGAATTGGTATATCAACCCTTATTACCTTTAACTATCCCTGGTTTAAGTTTACAAGGTAGTTTGTTAGATAAAATTGCAAAAAAAGATTATTTGCAGTACACGCCTTATCACACCTTTTCTTATACCGTAAAATTTTTGAGAGAGTCGGCAATTGATCCAAAAGTGAAAACGATCAAAATTACTATCTATCGATTAGCGAGTATCTCGCATATTGCAAGTTCTTTAATTAATGCAGCAAAGAATGGAAAGAATGTGACTGTACAGATTGAGCTCCAGGCAAGATTTGATGAAGAGGCAAATATTGGATATGCAGAACAAATGCAAAGAGAAGGTGTAAACCTTATTTTCGGAGTTTCGGGCTTAAAAGTACATTGTAAAGCGTGTGTAATTGAGAGAGAAGAAAAAGGGAAATTAAAACGATATGGGTTCATAAGTACAGGGAATTTTAACGAATCTACCGCAAAAATATATACTGATTATACATTATTTACAACAAATGAAGCTATCCTAAAGGAAACAAATAAGGTATTTAAGTTTTTTGAAATTAATTATAAGGTAAGTAGGTATAAGCATTTGTTAGTTTCTCCGCATTATACTAGAAGTTCTTTGGTTAAGTTGATAGATAGTGAAATACAGAATAGTAAGGAAGGTAAGCCATCAGGTATTAAACTAAAATTAAATAGCCTTAGTGATTACTCAATGATTGATAAATTATATGAAGCAAGTAGAGCTGGAGTGAAGATTGATTTAATTATTCGAGGAATATGCTGCTTGATTCCGGGAATTCCTGGAATGAGCGAAAATATCAGGGCAATAAGTGTAATCGATAAGTTTTTGGAACATCCAAGACTTTTGATTTTTAAAAATGGCGGAGATCCTAAAGTATATATATCATCTGCGGATTGGATGAGAAGGAATCTTGATAGACGTGTAGAAATAACATGCCCTATTTATGATACAGATATTAAAGAAGAGCTAATGGATACTTTCGAAATTTGTTGGAGTGATAATGTGAAGGCACGAAAACTTTCAGAGAATCAGGATAATGGGTATATTCGAAACAATAATACGAAAGTAAGATCTCAGATCACCACGTATGATTATTATTTAAGAAAACTAGGAAATTAG
- a CDS encoding Ppx/GppA phosphatase family protein has product MLTIEKYGAIDIGSNAVRLLISSVHEEKGKTTRFKKTSLVRVPIRLGADVFLTNKISEENITRMIDAMQAYHLLMKTHKVVRYKACATSAMREAENGKEVADLIKEKTGIKIDIIDGSDEAAIIAMTDLHDLINSDATYLYVDVGGGSTEFTLYHNGKTITSRSFKLGTVRLLNNVVSESTWKEVEEWIGNVTKGYSRLSLIGSGGNINNIFKNSGKGNGKPLSFLYLSSYYDLLNSLSYEERIWELNLNQDRADVILPATRIYLSAMKWSGAQEIFVPKIGLSDGIIKSLYSDKLENR; this is encoded by the coding sequence TTGTTGACTATAGAAAAATATGGAGCCATTGATATAGGTTCTAATGCAGTTAGATTATTGATCAGTAGCGTCCACGAAGAAAAAGGAAAGACTACTAGGTTTAAAAAAACCAGTTTAGTTCGTGTTCCGATTCGATTAGGTGCTGATGTATTTTTAACGAATAAAATTTCCGAAGAGAATATTACTAGAATGATAGATGCTATGCAGGCATATCACCTACTAATGAAAACACATAAAGTAGTTCGATATAAAGCTTGCGCTACATCTGCAATGCGAGAAGCAGAAAATGGCAAAGAAGTGGCCGATCTGATTAAAGAAAAAACAGGAATAAAGATTGATATTATTGATGGTTCTGATGAAGCAGCAATTATTGCGATGACCGACCTTCATGATTTGATTAATTCTGATGCTACCTATTTATATGTAGATGTTGGTGGTGGTAGCACTGAGTTTACATTATATCATAATGGAAAAACGATAACTTCTAGATCATTCAAGTTAGGAACAGTAAGGCTGTTGAACAATGTTGTTTCCGAAAGTACTTGGAAAGAAGTAGAAGAATGGATTGGAAATGTAACTAAAGGATATTCTAGATTATCTTTGATCGGATCCGGTGGAAACATAAATAATATTTTTAAAAACAGTGGAAAAGGTAATGGAAAACCACTTTCATTCTTATATCTAAGCTCCTATTATGATTTATTAAATTCGCTGTCATATGAAGAGAGAATATGGGAGTTAAACCTGAATCAGGATAGGGCAGATGTAATTTTACCAGCTACTAGAATATATTTGTCCGCTATGAAATGGAGTGGTGCTCAAGAAATTTTTGTTCCCAAAATTGGTCTCTCTGATGGAATTATAAAATCACTATATAGCGATAAATTAGAAAATCGATAA
- the pdxH gene encoding pyridoxamine 5'-phosphate oxidase: MNRDLTAYRKSYDKKALEESELPESPVQLFSSWFKEVEEAGGVEEANAMTLTTFGLDGFPKARIVLLKQFDNDGFVFYTNYQSEKGKAIANDNKVCISFFWPNLERQVIIKGEVDKISEEGSNDYFQSRPRGSQLGAWASDQSHVVESREILEEKLASLEKKYQDKEIPKPDFWGGFCVKPIEFEFWQGRPNRLHDRIRYVAKKNTWKRERLSP; the protein is encoded by the coding sequence ATGAATAGGGATCTTACGGCTTATAGAAAATCTTATGATAAAAAGGCATTGGAAGAAAGCGAGTTGCCCGAATCTCCTGTTCAGTTGTTTTCTAGTTGGTTTAAAGAGGTTGAAGAAGCTGGCGGAGTAGAAGAAGCAAACGCCATGACGCTAACTACCTTTGGTTTAGATGGTTTTCCTAAGGCAAGAATCGTTTTATTAAAACAGTTCGATAATGATGGATTTGTGTTTTATACTAATTATCAATCCGAAAAGGGAAAAGCTATTGCCAATGATAATAAAGTTTGTATTTCCTTTTTCTGGCCGAATTTAGAGCGACAGGTTATAATTAAAGGAGAGGTCGATAAGATATCTGAAGAAGGAAGTAATGACTATTTTCAATCTCGTCCTAGAGGAAGTCAATTAGGTGCTTGGGCGTCTGATCAGAGCCATGTTGTTGAGTCACGTGAAATTTTAGAAGAAAAACTAGCTTCATTAGAAAAGAAGTATCAAGATAAGGAAATACCAAAGCCTGATTTCTGGGGAGGTTTCTGTGTAAAACCAATCGAATTTGAATTTTGGCAAGGTAGACCTAATAGATTACATGATAGAATTAGGTATGTTGCTAAAAAAAATACTTGGAAAAGAGAAAGATTGTCACCTTAA
- a CDS encoding porin family protein: MNKILLLLFTLFIGTVTINAQESRYGIRIGANLSSISSDDITGDLDQSRIGVVVGFLADYRLTDKLRLQPEFQYSGQGNKDRDLRVNYLQLPVMVKYNITDLFNVQLGPQVGLKIWEWEDNQSSDTDFGTFDFAGVIGIGANITDNFFVDLRYAFGLSNVFDDGAGVNIDGSNRNIQLSVGYRL; this comes from the coding sequence ATGAATAAAATTTTACTTTTACTATTTACCTTATTTATAGGTACTGTTACTATTAATGCTCAGGAATCAAGATATGGAATTAGAATAGGAGCAAATTTAAGTTCTATTAGTTCTGATGATATTACTGGGGATTTAGATCAGAGTAGAATAGGTGTTGTAGTAGGTTTTTTAGCAGACTATAGATTAACGGATAAATTAAGATTACAACCAGAATTTCAATATTCTGGACAAGGAAATAAGGATAGAGATTTACGCGTTAATTATCTTCAATTACCTGTAATGGTAAAATATAATATTACCGATCTTTTTAATGTTCAATTAGGACCACAAGTTGGTCTTAAGATATGGGAATGGGAGGATAATCAGTCTAGTGATACTGATTTTGGTACATTTGATTTTGCCGGAGTTATAGGGATAGGAGCGAATATAACAGACAACTTTTTTGTAGATCTTCGTTATGCCTTTGGATTGTCTAATGTTTTTGATGATGGAGCTGGTGTAAACATAGACGGATCAAACCGAAATATTCAACTATCCGTTGGATATAGATTATAA
- a CDS encoding Crp/Fnr family transcriptional regulator, translating to MYINLLDGLIKANQYKRNCYDQKEIITNQECICNKFYLIKNGVVKVSSITERGDEVILFVLSKGQVFGSNPIIDNSYINHSCESLNEETILYEFDIQHVRNYIKENHFKYRDILIALGNQYFQLERRIQTLTNNSAEHRLINALLEFMEKFESISDNNQSIIIDIPLNQEEISNYIRVTRVTINKIINKLKKDLLIESNQQKIILKKSFFDYQKGF from the coding sequence ATGTATATTAATTTATTAGATGGCCTTATAAAGGCTAATCAATATAAGCGGAACTGCTATGATCAAAAAGAAATTATAACTAATCAAGAATGCATATGTAACAAATTCTACCTTATAAAAAATGGAGTCGTAAAAGTTAGTAGTATTACAGAAAGAGGAGATGAAGTAATATTATTTGTACTAAGCAAAGGGCAAGTTTTTGGTTCGAACCCAATTATAGATAATTCGTACATAAACCACTCCTGTGAATCGCTTAACGAAGAAACTATATTGTACGAATTTGATATTCAGCATGTGAGGAATTACATAAAAGAAAATCATTTCAAATATAGAGATATACTGATTGCGCTAGGGAATCAATATTTCCAATTAGAAAGAAGAATACAAACTTTAACAAATAACAGCGCGGAACACCGATTAATCAATGCCCTTCTAGAATTCATGGAAAAGTTTGAATCAATATCAGATAATAATCAAAGTATCATCATTGATATACCACTCAATCAAGAAGAAATCTCTAATTATATTCGGGTAACAAGAGTTACCATTAATAAAATAATTAATAAACTAAAAAAAGACCTACTAATTGAATCTAATCAACAAAAAATTATCTTAAAAAAGAGCTTTTTTGACTATCAGAAAGGATTTTAA
- a CDS encoding histidine phosphatase family protein encodes MKTLYIIRHAKSSWEFDLEDHERPLNKRGLNDADLIGKRLKTLVNTIDKVISSDAERAKTTAKIILGNLDINENVFSLESKLYDFSGHQVIDVIKSCDKNINTLMIFGHNHAFTSIANLYGSKVIDNLPTAGVVGIQFNVENWSDIEVGKTVLTLFPKELR; translated from the coding sequence ATGAAAACTTTGTACATTATTAGACACGCTAAATCTTCTTGGGAATTTGATTTAGAAGACCACGAAAGACCTCTTAATAAAAGAGGGTTAAATGATGCGGATTTAATTGGTAAAAGACTAAAAACCCTTGTTAATACTATAGATAAGGTAATAAGTAGTGATGCAGAAAGAGCAAAAACTACCGCAAAAATTATTTTAGGTAATCTTGATATTAACGAAAATGTATTCAGTTTAGAATCAAAACTTTATGATTTTAGCGGTCATCAGGTTATAGATGTAATAAAAAGTTGTGATAAGAATATTAATACCTTAATGATTTTTGGTCACAATCATGCATTTACATCTATAGCAAATCTTTATGGCAGTAAAGTAATAGATAACTTACCCACCGCGGGAGTCGTAGGTATTCAGTTTAATGTCGAAAATTGGAGTGATATAGAGGTAGGAAAAACCGTACTTACCCTATTTCCAAAGGAATTAAGATAA
- a CDS encoding S8 family peptidase, with the protein MKKALFYFLLFLISNLGFSQQQKYIPGEVLVKLQKDYSSKSFLQDFRKSSTQLSNPVLVSKSLNIWKYSFDSNAVKMEDVLKSVSRNKNTLIVQVNHIIEKRATMPDDTRYDRQWQYFQENDKDIDADEAWDITTGGTTANGHEIVVAVIDDGIQFDHPDLQGNIWMNSQEIAGNNIDDDGNGYVDDVKGWNTATNDDNVGDLGHGTPVSGIIGAKGNNNLGVAGVNWDVKIMAIDGGTGVEEEVIRAYSYILDNRKLYNETNGEKGAFVVATNASWGVDFGQPEDAPLWCALYDELGQHGILNAGATINDNQNIDIVGDLPTACPSDFLISVTNMNQDDEKVRFAGFGKTTIDLGAHGENAYTITSGSGYGGFGGTSGATPHVAGAIALLYAAPSNTFAELAISNPKEAAMKVRGYILDNVDPNTSLEDITTTGGRLNLFKSLQALMNDQVLSIDDLPSQSNHEFLLYPNPAQDIVQFKTNSDIKIKSVSVYTTTGKLANKFNDVTSSMDVSDLSSGLYIVRYEVASTNSLYHTMLLKR; encoded by the coding sequence ATGAAAAAGGCATTATTCTATTTTTTACTTTTTTTGATTTCCAATTTAGGCTTTAGTCAACAACAAAAATATATTCCGGGAGAAGTTCTGGTTAAACTTCAAAAAGATTATTCTTCTAAATCTTTTTTACAAGACTTTAGGAAGTCAAGTACACAATTGAGTAATCCAGTTTTAGTTTCAAAATCATTAAATATTTGGAAATACAGTTTTGATTCGAATGCAGTAAAAATGGAAGATGTTTTAAAAAGTGTATCACGAAATAAAAATACACTGATCGTTCAAGTAAATCATATTATTGAAAAGAGAGCAACTATGCCTGATGATACTCGTTATGATAGACAATGGCAATATTTTCAAGAAAATGACAAGGATATCGATGCAGATGAAGCTTGGGATATTACAACCGGGGGCACAACTGCTAACGGTCATGAAATAGTGGTTGCAGTTATTGATGATGGGATCCAATTTGATCACCCAGATCTGCAAGGTAATATTTGGATGAATTCACAAGAAATAGCAGGAAACAATATTGATGATGATGGGAATGGATATGTGGATGACGTAAAAGGATGGAATACTGCGACTAATGACGATAATGTTGGGGATTTGGGACACGGAACCCCAGTTAGTGGAATAATAGGAGCAAAAGGAAATAATAATCTTGGAGTAGCTGGAGTGAATTGGGATGTGAAAATAATGGCTATAGATGGAGGGACAGGTGTTGAAGAAGAAGTTATCAGAGCGTATTCTTATATATTAGACAATAGAAAATTATATAATGAGACCAATGGAGAAAAAGGCGCTTTTGTAGTTGCTACAAATGCTTCTTGGGGAGTTGATTTTGGTCAACCGGAAGATGCTCCATTATGGTGTGCATTATATGATGAGTTAGGACAGCATGGGATTTTGAATGCTGGCGCAACAATTAATGATAATCAGAATATAGATATTGTAGGAGATTTGCCAACAGCTTGCCCTAGTGATTTTCTGATTTCAGTTACTAATATGAATCAAGATGACGAAAAAGTTAGATTCGCAGGTTTTGGAAAAACTACTATTGATCTTGGTGCACACGGTGAAAATGCGTACACAATAACTTCTGGAAGCGGTTATGGGGGATTTGGAGGTACTTCTGGAGCAACACCTCACGTTGCAGGCGCTATAGCTTTATTGTATGCCGCTCCTAGTAATACATTTGCAGAATTGGCAATAAGTAATCCAAAAGAAGCAGCAATGAAAGTGCGTGGTTATATTTTAGATAATGTTGACCCAAATACTAGTTTAGAGGATATAACGACTACTGGTGGTCGATTAAACCTGTTTAAAAGTTTACAGGCATTGATGAATGATCAAGTACTCTCTATAGATGATCTTCCTAGTCAATCTAATCATGAATTTTTATTATACCCAAATCCCGCACAGGACATAGTACAGTTTAAAACTAATTCTGATATAAAGATTAAGTCGGTATCTGTTTATACGACTACAGGAAAATTGGCAAATAAATTTAATGATGTTACTTCGTCAATGGATGTTTCTGATTTAAGTAGTGGCTTATATATTGTAAGATATGAAGTAGCGAGTACTAACTCCTTGTATCATACGATGCTGTTAAAAAGATAG